In Notamacropus eugenii isolate mMacEug1 chromosome 1, mMacEug1.pri_v2, whole genome shotgun sequence, one genomic interval encodes:
- the LOC140522378 gene encoding neutrophilic granule protein-like: MESTWKVLLLLGLATAVIAAPRRSLTFKGASVLAAKRFNQNLNEGAKYRVLESSLSTPNSPLVLPLTFRIKETECPTSERRDPETCAFKENGLEKECTAQFTKLSPFGLRSVECEDVGSTRSPTVRFERTVLSEDELKSLPPNIRQIYDQARYDIINGILRNF; encoded by the exons atggaGAGTACTTGGAAGGTCCTGCTGCTGCTGGGTCTGGCTACAGCAGTCATAGCTGCACCTAGAAGATCACTGACCTTCAAGGGTGCTTCAGTCCTGGCTGCAAAGAGGTTTAATCAGAACTTAAATGAAGGAGCAAAATATCGTGTTCTGGAGTCCAGCCTTTCCACTCCA AACTCACCACTGGTGCTACCGTTGACATTCAGAATAAAGGAAACAGAGTGTCCTACATCAGAGCGGCGGGACCCCGAAACCTGTGCCTTCAAGGAGAATGGG ttggagaaggaatgTACAGCCCAGTTCACTAAGCTGTCTCCTTTTGGGCTCCGTTCTGTCGAATGTGAAGATGTTGGCAGTACCAGGAGTCCG ACCGTTCGTTTTGAAAGAACTGTCCTCAGTGAAGATGAGCTCAAATCCCTTCCACCCAATATTAGACAGATATATGACCAGGCCAGATATGACATAATAAATGGGATCTTGAGGAACTTCTGA